In Carassius gibelio isolate Cgi1373 ecotype wild population from Czech Republic chromosome B4, carGib1.2-hapl.c, whole genome shotgun sequence, one DNA window encodes the following:
- the LOC127956156 gene encoding gastrula zinc finger protein XlCGF57.1 isoform X2, whose amino-acid sequence MEFIKEESEDVKIEETVKHEDTEEQTDLMALKEESQDLEEKNQYVKYHDLMAGEKYFSYSQTHKTETTNLKVQMRVHTGDSPFICQHCGRSFIRKEGFKSHLKIHIEENLFMCPRCGKSFTQKKTLNAHMRSHSGEMKPYSCKLCELSFRRKDCFRSHMRVHTGESPFTCQQCGNGFNRKESLKVHLKIHTGEKPFKCSQCGKSFRQKSALNIHMRIHTGEKPYSCKLCGKSFIRKDCFSSHVKIHTGQSPFTCQQCGKSFNRKQSLKVHLKIHAGEKPFICSQCGKSFRQKSALNIHMRIHTGEKPYPCKLCGKSFSVKGSLKIHTRIHTGEKPFICSQCGKSFKQKNELDGHMRVHTGEKPFDCDQCGKSFVFKSHLNQHIRIHSGENCFICHQCGKSFSQRANFEIHMRVHTGDRPYKCPKCEKSFTVKGNLNTHMRVHTGEKPYKCVQCEKNFRYKSQLDLHMRSHPGENCFICHQCGKSFSQRANFENHRRTHTGEKPFNCPQCGKSFTIKGNLNIHMKSHTGEKPYKCVQCKKSFSYQNNLKRHMQTHSVNKLPLS is encoded by the coding sequence ACCTGATGGCGCTGAAAGAGGAGAGTCAAGACCTGGAAGAGAAAAATCAGTATGTGAAATATCATGACCTCATGGCTGgagaaaaatattttagttaCTCACAGACTCATAAAACAGAAACTACAAACCTTAAAGTCCagatgagagttcacactggagacagTCCTTTCATCTGCCAACACTGTGGAAGGAGTTTTATTAGAAAAGAAGGCTTTAAAAGTCACTTGAAAATCCACATTGAAGAGAATTTGTTCATGTGTCCTcggtgtggaaagagttttacacagaaaaaaacacttaatgcTCACATGAGGAGTCACTCTGGAGAGATGAAGCCTTACTCCTGCAAACTGTGTGAGTTAAGCTTCAGACGAAAAGATTGTTTTAGGtctcacatgagagttcacactggagagagccctttcacctgccaacagtgtgggaaTGGCTTTAATCGAAAAGAAAGCCTTAAAGTCCACTTaaaaatccacactggagagaaaccgttcaaatgctctcagtgtggaaagagttttagacAGAAATCAGCCCTTAATatccacatgaggattcacactggagagaagccgtacTCCTGCAAACTGTGTGGGAAGAGCTTCATACGAAAAGATTGTTTTAGCTCTCACGTGAAGATTCACACTGGACAGAGccctttcacctgccaacagtgtggaaagagttttaatCGAAAACAAAGCCTTAAAGTACACTTAAAAATCCATGCTGGAGAGAAGCCGTTCAtatgctctcagtgtggaaagagttttagacAGAAATCAGCCCTTAATatccacatgaggattcacactggagagaagccttacccctgcaaactgtgtgggaagagtttctcaGTAAAAGGAAGTCTTAAAATTCACACGagaattcacaccggagagaaacctttcatttgctctcagtgtggaaagagtttcaaacAGAAAAATGAACTTGACggccacatgagagttcacactggagagaaaccttttgattgtgatcagtgtggaaagagttttgtatTTAAATCACACCTTAATCAACACATAAGGATTCACTCTGGGGAGAACTGTTTTATATgccatcagtgtggaaagagtttctcaCAGAGAGCAAATTTTGAgattcacatgagagttcacactggagacagACCTTACAAGTGTCCTAAGTGTGAAAAGAGCTTCACAGTTAAAGGAAACCTTAATactcacatgagagttcacactggagagaagccttacaagTGTGTTCAGTGTGAAAAGAACTTCAGATATAAATCACAGCTTGATCTTCACATGAGGAGTCACCCAGGAGAGAACTGTTTTATATGTCaccagtgtggaaagagtttctcaCAGAGAGCTAACTTTGAGAATCACAGAagaactcacactggagagaagcctttcaactgtcctcagtgtggaaagagcttcacaATTAAAGGAAACCTTAATATTCACATGAAaagtcacactggagagaagccatacAAGTGTGTTCAGTGTAAAAAGAGCTTTTCATATCAAAATAACCTGAAAAGACATATGCAAACTCATTCTGTAAATAAACTGCCATTGTCCTGA
- the LOC127956156 gene encoding gastrula zinc finger protein XlCGF57.1 isoform X1: MEFIKEENEDVKIEEAFRVKHEDTEEQSDLMALKEESQDLEEKNQYVKYHDLMAGEKYFSYSQTHKTETTNLKVQMRVHTGDSPFICQHCGRSFIRKEGFKSHLKIHIEENLFMCPRCGKSFTQKKTLNAHMRSHSGEMKPYSCKLCELSFRRKDCFRSHMRVHTGESPFTCQQCGNGFNRKESLKVHLKIHTGEKPFKCSQCGKSFRQKSALNIHMRIHTGEKPYSCKLCGKSFIRKDCFSSHVKIHTGQSPFTCQQCGKSFNRKQSLKVHLKIHAGEKPFICSQCGKSFRQKSALNIHMRIHTGEKPYPCKLCGKSFSVKGSLKIHTRIHTGEKPFICSQCGKSFKQKNELDGHMRVHTGEKPFDCDQCGKSFVFKSHLNQHIRIHSGENCFICHQCGKSFSQRANFEIHMRVHTGDRPYKCPKCEKSFTVKGNLNTHMRVHTGEKPYKCVQCEKNFRYKSQLDLHMRSHPGENCFICHQCGKSFSQRANFENHRRTHTGEKPFNCPQCGKSFTIKGNLNIHMKSHTGEKPYKCVQCKKSFSYQNNLKRHMQTHSVNKLPLS; encoded by the coding sequence ACCTGATGGCGCTGAAAGAGGAGAGTCAAGACCTGGAAGAGAAAAATCAGTATGTGAAATATCATGACCTCATGGCTGgagaaaaatattttagttaCTCACAGACTCATAAAACAGAAACTACAAACCTTAAAGTCCagatgagagttcacactggagacagTCCTTTCATCTGCCAACACTGTGGAAGGAGTTTTATTAGAAAAGAAGGCTTTAAAAGTCACTTGAAAATCCACATTGAAGAGAATTTGTTCATGTGTCCTcggtgtggaaagagttttacacagaaaaaaacacttaatgcTCACATGAGGAGTCACTCTGGAGAGATGAAGCCTTACTCCTGCAAACTGTGTGAGTTAAGCTTCAGACGAAAAGATTGTTTTAGGtctcacatgagagttcacactggagagagccctttcacctgccaacagtgtgggaaTGGCTTTAATCGAAAAGAAAGCCTTAAAGTCCACTTaaaaatccacactggagagaaaccgttcaaatgctctcagtgtggaaagagttttagacAGAAATCAGCCCTTAATatccacatgaggattcacactggagagaagccgtacTCCTGCAAACTGTGTGGGAAGAGCTTCATACGAAAAGATTGTTTTAGCTCTCACGTGAAGATTCACACTGGACAGAGccctttcacctgccaacagtgtggaaagagttttaatCGAAAACAAAGCCTTAAAGTACACTTAAAAATCCATGCTGGAGAGAAGCCGTTCAtatgctctcagtgtggaaagagttttagacAGAAATCAGCCCTTAATatccacatgaggattcacactggagagaagccttacccctgcaaactgtgtgggaagagtttctcaGTAAAAGGAAGTCTTAAAATTCACACGagaattcacaccggagagaaacctttcatttgctctcagtgtggaaagagtttcaaacAGAAAAATGAACTTGACggccacatgagagttcacactggagagaaaccttttgattgtgatcagtgtggaaagagttttgtatTTAAATCACACCTTAATCAACACATAAGGATTCACTCTGGGGAGAACTGTTTTATATgccatcagtgtggaaagagtttctcaCAGAGAGCAAATTTTGAgattcacatgagagttcacactggagacagACCTTACAAGTGTCCTAAGTGTGAAAAGAGCTTCACAGTTAAAGGAAACCTTAATactcacatgagagttcacactggagagaagccttacaagTGTGTTCAGTGTGAAAAGAACTTCAGATATAAATCACAGCTTGATCTTCACATGAGGAGTCACCCAGGAGAGAACTGTTTTATATGTCaccagtgtggaaagagtttctcaCAGAGAGCTAACTTTGAGAATCACAGAagaactcacactggagagaagcctttcaactgtcctcagtgtggaaagagcttcacaATTAAAGGAAACCTTAATATTCACATGAAaagtcacactggagagaagccatacAAGTGTGTTCAGTGTAAAAAGAGCTTTTCATATCAAAATAACCTGAAAAGACATATGCAAACTCATTCTGTAAATAAACTGCCATTGTCCTGA